One region of Alphaproteobacteria bacterium genomic DNA includes:
- a CDS encoding epoxyqueuosine reductase QueH, with translation MTHPFNTTAERLKLPVPGGADKVLLHSCCAPCSGEVMEAMQASGLDIMIYFYNPNIHPREEYELRKQENIRFAEKMGIPFIDADYDTDNWFDRMKGMEWEKEKGKRCTECFDMRFERTALYAHEHGFNLFTSCLGISRWKDMNQINGCGHRAAARYEGLSYWDYNWRKGGGAERMIDISKREHFYQQEYCGCIYSLRDTNKRRRDHGEENIKIGVMYYGKEVA, from the coding sequence ATGACGCATCCCTTTAATACCACTGCTGAACGCTTGAAATTGCCTGTTCCGGGTGGCGCCGACAAAGTGTTGCTGCATTCCTGCTGCGCGCCATGTTCGGGCGAAGTGATGGAAGCCATGCAGGCCAGTGGCCTCGATATCATGATTTATTTCTACAATCCCAATATCCATCCGCGTGAAGAATATGAATTGCGCAAGCAAGAAAATATCCGCTTTGCCGAAAAAATGGGTATTCCGTTTATTGATGCGGATTACGATACCGACAACTGGTTTGACCGCATGAAAGGGATGGAGTGGGAAAAGGAAAAGGGTAAGCGCTGCACCGAATGCTTTGATATGCGTTTTGAACGTACTGCGCTCTATGCACATGAGCACGGCTTCAATCTATTTACATCATGTCTTGGTATTTCGCGCTGGAAAGATATGAACCAGATTAATGGCTGCGGACACCGCGCTGCTGCCCGTTATGAAGGGCTGAGTTATTGGGATTATAACTGGCGCAAAGGCGGCGGAGCCGAGCGCATGATTGATATTTCAAAGCGCGAACATTTTTACCAGCAGGAATATTGCGGGTGCATCTACAGTTTGCGCGATACCAATAAACGCCGCCGCGACCATGGCGAGGAAAACATCAAAATCGGTGTTATGTATTACGGAAAAGAAGTCGCCTAA